CTCGTGGTCGACGCTGCGCCCGTCGGCCCCGCCGATGAAGTTCCACCCGTGCACGTCGCCCGCGAGCCCGTCGCCGTCGGTGTCGCCGCGCGTGCCGACCGGCTCGCGCGGGTTCGCCCAGAGCACGCCGCGGAGCGCGGCGTGGGCCGTGTCGATGCCGCCGTCGATGACCGCGACGACGACCGTGCGCCGCGGGGCCGCCCCGCGCAGCAACTCGCGGAGGGCGCGCGTGGCGCCCGTGCCGGGCACGCCGTCGGTGGCCGGGTCGAGGAGCTGCCAGTTCACGGGCGGGCCCGCGAGCGTGTCGACCGGCGGCGCCGGGGCGACGGGCGTCGGCGCGGGCGTCGCCGCGACCGGCGCGGGGGTGGGCACGGGCGCAGGCGCCGGGGCCGGCGGGCGCGCGGGCGCACAGGCGGCGAAGATGACGGCCGCAGCCGCTACGGTCAGACGAAACGATGACATGGAGAGAAAGAGCTCTCGGAAGAACGCCGCGTGTGGGCGCCCGGGTTCATTGCACGACGCCGCGCGTGCCGTCCATCACCCGCACCCACCCGCGCATCGCGTCGAGCCCCGGGTAGCCCGGCAGCACGCGCGTCGCGTGCCCGGCCGCGTCGAGCGCGACGAACGTCGGCGTCCCCGCGATCGCGGTCGTGAAGTAGGCTTCGGCCGCGGGCGATTCTGGTCCTACGTATTCCGCCCCGCGCACGCCGGCGCGCAGGGCGAGCGCGGGCCCCTCGCCCGCGCCTTCGAGCGTGAGCAGGTACAGCCGGGGCAGCGCGCGCCCCGCCGCCGTCCGCCCGAAGTCGGCGAGCGCCTCCTTGCACACGCCGCAGGTCGTCGAGACGACCATCACGACCGCGGGCGCGCCGAGTCGGGTGAGCGCGACCGCGCGCCCGTCGGCCGCCCGCACGGGAAGCGCGACCACGCCCGCGCCCGGGCCCGCGGTGAGGGTGAGAGCGCGCGCGTCCGCGTCGGCGTCGCCCGCCCCTCCACGCCGGCGCTCCTGCCACGCGCCGAGCGCAAGGGCGAGCGCGACCGTCCCGCCGACAAGCGCGAGCTGCGGCAGGGCGAAGCGCGCGCGGCCGGCGCGCGGCTGGCTCGCGCGGGCTCCGCTCACGCGGGCCCGGCCGGCGTGCCCGACGCCGGCGGTTCCACGGTCACCGCCTCCCCTTCCGCACTCACCGGCACCGTGAAATTCAGCTGCCGCAGCGCGAGGCGCCCGCCGCGCGCCGCGTCGGGGCGGTACTCGGTGAGCGAGCAGTTGGCGAGGTCGTACGCGCGCCACGCGCGGTGCAGCTCGTCCTCGGTCATCCGCTCGAGCACGTAGCGCGCGCAGAGGATCGTGACCTGGTGGCAGACGACGAGCACGCGCTCGCCGGCGTGCTCGCGGGCGAGCGCGTCGAGCCCCGCGCGCACGCGGAAGGCGACGTCCGCGCCGCTCTCCCCGTTAGGCGGCCGGTAGTAAAAGAGGCCGAGCTCCTGGCGGAGCGCCCACTGCTCGGGAAAGCGGCGCTGCACGCCGCGGTAGGTGATGCGGTAGTAGAGGCCGAGCTCCTTCTCGCGCCACCGCTCGTCGAGGAGCAGGCGGTCGGCGGCGCGCTCGTCGTCGCCGAGCGGGCCGGACGTCATGCCGCCCGCGGCGACGACGTGCGCCGCGGTGTCGCGCGCGCGGCGGTAGGGCGATGCCACGACGACCGTCGGCCGCTCCGCCGCCGGCCGTTCGGCGAACCAGCGGCCGAGCGCGGCGGCCTGTCGCTCGCCGAGGGGCGAGAGGGGGACGTCCATGTCGCGCACGTCCATGTCCACCTCCTCGTCGTCGCGCGCGAAGGCCGCCTCGCGGGCGACGTTCGCGGCGCTCTCGCCGTGGCGGACGAACCAGAGGACGGCGGGAGTGGACGGGGTGGCGGGCGCGGACATGCAGGGAAAGTAGCAGCGCGCGTGGCGCGTCCCGCCGTGGCGCGTCCCGCCGCGGCGCGGTCCCGGCGCGACGCCCCAGTTACGCCAACGCGTTCGAGAACAGCAGGTCGTGCCGCCCGTCCGTCGGCGCGCCCTGCTGCCGCACGACCGTCGCGAGCTGCGCCCACGTGCGCACCGCGTGCAGCAGCGCGTGCGCGACGATCTTCCGCGCGCTCGCGCTCTGCGTGCCCGCGCTGATCGTCTCGAACGTGAGCCGCCGCGCGAGGTCGGCGTCGCTCGCCGTCGCGAGGAAGCGTTCGAGCCGCGCCCGCGCGTCGCGCCCGGCGGCGAACAGCGCCGCGGCCGAGTCCTGCGGGATCGCCTCGTACCCGGCCGGGGGGTCGCCGAGCAGCCGGTCGGCGTAGCGGCGCTCGACGGCGAAGATGTGCCGCACGACGCCGCGCACCGTCGCCGTGCGCCCCTCCGCGAACGGGAAGTCGAGCGCCTCGGGATGCGCGGCGAAGTACGTCGCCCACCGTTCGGCGTCGGCCGCGGTGTAGTCGAGCAGCTCGCGGAAGGTGAGGTCCGCGGTGGTCGGGGCGTTCATGCGGCGTCCGCGGCCGGAGGGGACGCGCGGAACTCGGCCGCGATCTCGCGGATCTGGTCCGCGTGCCGCGCCTCGTGCCCGCCGACGGCGAGCGCCCACTGATAAATGTCGAGCGCCCCGAACAGCGGGTGCGGGCGCGTCACGGCGCCGAGCGCGAGCCCGTCGCCGCGGGCGAGGGCGCCGAGCAGGGCGACGCGGGCCTCCTCGAGCGCCGCCCACGCCGCGTCCGCGTCCACCCCGCCGCGCGGGCGGGTGCGCTCGGCGGCCTCGACGCGGACGCTCCGGTCGCGCATGCGCTCCGCGTCGAACCGCGGCCGCACGCTCGACGCGTCGGCCTCGCGCGTGCCTAACGCCCGCGCCTCGTCGACCGCGGGGCCGAGCAGCGCCGTCACCGCGCCCTCGAGCACGGCGAGGTGCTCCAGCACCTCGGCGACCGACCAGCGGTCGGGCGCGGGGCGGCGGTCGCGGAGTCCGGGCGGCACCGCGTCGACCGCCGCGCGCAGGTCGACCCGCCGCTCGGTGAGGACCTCGACCAGCTCGCGCGTGCGCGGGTGCGCGAACTCGGTCATTGCGCCGCCTCCCCGCTCGGCGCGCCGGGGGCCGGCGCGAGGGCTCGGGTCGATCGGGAGCGCGCGTGAGAGGAGCGCGACATACGGCAGGGGTGCGAGAGTGGGCAGGGCGGCGCGGGCGCGCCGACCCCAAGCTGCGACGGGCGCGGCGGGGGCGCTACGGCGCGCCGACGGTGCTGCGGGTCTAACACCCGGCGCTCAACAGATCCCGACGGCCTTCGAGACGTCGTCCGGCGCGACCGGTCCACACAGGAACTCCGCCCAAGCCGGAGCGGCGATTGCGAGCGCGCGCTCGTCACGCACCCAGCCCCGGAGCCGCACGTACTCAGGCGAGCGGATCACGAACCCTCGGATGAGGAAGTTCGTGTCGATGTGCGTCACCACGCGGCGGGACTACTTCTCCTCGTCGGGCCAGTAACGCCGGCCCGCGGGCGACGCATCGCGCTCGGCACGCACGTCGGCGACCCACGCGTCCGCTGCGGCCTGGTCCAGCCCGAGGGACTGCTGGAGCTGGTCGAACAGATCGAGCCGGGTCGTGACGTGAGCGGACCGAACGCCCTCCGCGGCCGCGTGGATCGCACGACGGATCGCCTCGGATTTCGACACGCCCCAACGTTTCGCGACCTGTTCGAGCTCGCCTACGGTGCTCGGGTCGAGCGAGTAGGTCCCCTTGATCTTCGGTACGGCCATACCCAAACGCTACGGCCCGCCTAACCGCCCGTCAACGCTGCGACTCACTTCTGCTTCCGGCACACAGAGCCGGGAGACGGCGGAATGCGACGAGCGGGCGCACGGCATGTCGGCGGGGGGAGACGCGGTGCGACTTCAAGAAGATGCTCGCGCGGCCGTCAATCGCGCCGCCTTCAACGTGAGATAGTCCCGCTCCGGCACACTCGCCGTGCGCTCGGCCGCGGCGCGGTAGTGGGCGACGGCGCGCGCGTGATCCCCGGCCCGCTCCAGCAGGTGCGCGCGGACCGCGTCGAGCCGGTGATGCTCGGCCACGCGCGGGTCGGCGTCGAGCACGGTCAACCGCGCCAGCCCTGCCGCCGGTCCGTGCACCATCGCGAACGCGATCGCCTCGTTGAGCGCGACCATCGGGTTGTCGGACATGCGGCCGAGCAGGCCGTAGAGCGCGAGGATCTGCGGCCAGTCGGTGTCCTCCGCCCGCGCGGCCTCGTCGTGCACCGCCGCGACCGCAGCCTGCAGCTGGTACGGGCCGACCGCCCCCGCCGAAAGCGCCGCCGAGGCGAGCGCGACGCCTTCGGCGATCAGCCGCCGGTCCCACCGCGTGCGGTCCTGCTCGTCGAGCGGGACCAGCTCGCCGCCGGGGCCGGAGCGCGCGGCGCGGCGCGCGTCGGTGAGCAGCATGAGCGCGAGCAGCCCCGCGACCTCCGCGTCGCCGGGGAGCAACGCGCGCACGGCCCGCGTTAGGCGGATCGCCTCGCCGGAGAGGTCGGCGCGGTGGAGCGACGGGCCGGCGCTGCTCGCGTAGCCCTCGTTGAAGACGAGGTAGAGCACGTGCAGCACCGCGCGCAGGCGTTCACCCCGCTCCGACGCGGTCGGCATGCGGAACGGGATCCTCGACGCCGCGATGCGCTGCTTGGCGCGGCTGATCCGCTGCGCCATCGTCGCCTCGGGGACGAGGAAGGCGTGGGCGATCTCCGCGGTCGTGAGGCCGCCCACGGCACGCAGCGTGAGCGCGATCGCCGACGACGGCGTCAGCGCGGGGTGGCAGCACATGAAGAGAAGGACGAGCGTGTCGTCGTCCTGCCCGGGCAGCGCGTCCGGCGGCGGCGCGAACGGCGCGGCCTCCGCCTGCTCGACCGCGACGGCCTCCTCGCGGCGGCGGCGCGCCCGCTCGCCGCGCCGGTGGTCGGCGAGGCGGTGGAGGGCGACGCGGTACAGCCAGCCGCTCGGATTCTCGGGGCCCCCCGCCGCGGGCCACTGCTGCGCCGCAGCAATGAGCGCCTCCTGCACCGCGTCCTCCGCGGCCGCGAAGTCCGCGTGCCGGCTCGCGACCGCGCCGAGGACCCGCGGCGCGAGCTCGCGCAGCAGGTCCAGCGCGGTCGCGTCCAGCGCGGTCGCGTCCAGCGCGGGCGCGTCCAGCGCGGGCGCGTCCGGCGCGGTCGCGTCCGGCGCGGGCGACCGTGCGCCGTCCGTCACACGTCCTTCGCGGGCGCGCTCATCACCTGCCGCACTTCGATCGGCAGGTTGAGCGGCACCCCGCCCGGGCCCGGCGCCGCGGACGCCTTCGCGGCGAGTTCGTACGCGCGTTCGGGCCCGTCGACGTCGACGATCCAGAACCCGGCGAGGAATTCCTTCCCTTCCGGGAACGGGCCGTCCGTCACCGGCGCGCCGTCCTTCCCCGCGCGGACCAGCGTCGCCATGCCCGGCGCGCTCAGGCCCTGGGCGTCGACCAACTCGCCGGCGTCGGCGATCTCTTTGTTGAGGCGGTGCATGTACGCGACGTGCG
The Gemmatimonadetes bacterium T265 genome window above contains:
- the gpm gene encoding phosphoglycerate mutase, which produces MSAPATPSTPAVLWFVRHGESAANVAREAAFARDDEEVDMDVRDMDVPLSPLGERQAAALGRWFAERPAAERPTVVVASPYRRARDTAAHVVAAGGMTSGPLGDDERAADRLLLDERWREKELGLYYRITYRGVQRRFPEQWALRQELGLFYYRPPNGESGADVAFRVRAGLDALAREHAGERVLVVCHQVTILCARYVLERMTEDELHRAWRAYDLANCSLTEYRPDAARGGRLALRQLNFTVPVSAEGEAVTVEPPASGTPAGPA
- the rpoE_1 gene encoding RNA polymerase sigma24 factor; this translates as MTDGARSPAPDATAPDAPALDAPALDATALDATALDLLRELAPRVLGAVASRHADFAAAEDAVQEALIAAAQQWPAAGGPENPSGWLYRVALHRLADHRRGERARRRREEAVAVEQAEAAPFAPPPDALPGQDDDTLVLLFMCCHPALTPSSAIALTLRAVGGLTTAEIAHAFLVPEATMAQRISRAKQRIAASRIPFRMPTASERGERLRAVLHVLYLVFNEGYASSAGPSLHRADLSGEAIRLTRAVRALLPGDAEVAGLLALMLLTDARRAARSGPGGELVPLDEQDRTRWDRRLIAEGVALASAALSAGAVGPYQLQAAVAAVHDEAARAEDTDWPQILALYGLLGRMSDNPMVALNEAIAFAMVHGPAAGLARLTVLDADPRVAEHHRLDAVRAHLLERAGDHARAVAHYRAAAERTASVPERDYLTLKAARLTAARASS